From one Thalassospira lucentensis genomic stretch:
- a CDS encoding LysE family translocator — MMADLLIQYTPFLIAALLLNISPGPDLAYITAQTAIHGRKIGVFSSLGVCSGAFVHVVAAALGLSAILATSALAFSVVKWVGVAYLVWLGIGALRSSFAKHGPDDAASEISAAERFPIRTMTAFQAWRQGAMIDVLNPKVAIFFMAFLPQFVDPAVGDGAVQFLVLGTLVNVIGFCVETVVVFSIGFAATRLRGNGLLAIWLQRSLGGMFIALGVRLALTER; from the coding sequence ATGATGGCCGATCTTCTGATTCAGTACACGCCATTTCTGATTGCAGCTCTTTTGCTCAATATCTCGCCCGGGCCGGATCTGGCTTATATCACTGCGCAGACCGCGATCCATGGTCGTAAGATCGGGGTGTTTTCCAGTCTTGGCGTTTGTTCCGGTGCCTTTGTGCATGTGGTTGCCGCAGCCCTTGGGCTTTCGGCTATTCTGGCGACATCGGCACTGGCATTCTCGGTGGTGAAATGGGTGGGAGTCGCATATCTGGTGTGGCTGGGGATTGGTGCCTTGCGCAGCAGTTTTGCCAAGCATGGCCCGGATGATGCGGCATCTGAAATATCTGCCGCAGAACGGTTTCCGATACGGACGATGACAGCCTTCCAGGCGTGGCGTCAGGGCGCGATGATCGATGTACTTAATCCCAAAGTCGCGATTTTCTTTATGGCGTTTCTGCCACAGTTTGTTGACCCCGCGGTGGGGGATGGTGCGGTTCAGTTTCTGGTGCTTGGCACATTGGTCAATGTGATCGGTTTTTGTGTCGAGACGGTCGTGGTGTTTTCCATCGGATTTGCCGCGACCCGCCTTCGGGGTAACGGATTGCTTGCTATTTGGCTGCAGCGTTCGCTTGGAGGGATGTTTATCGCACTTGGTGTCCGGCTGGCACTGACCGAGCGGTGA
- a CDS encoding DinB family protein gives MNGVAYFQRMALYNRWANQHVLDACADLDAGALAAPRAAFFPSIIRTLNHLLVADRLWLGRLVGTPERLALDTVLHARFDEFRAAREAQDAKIIAFTEQLDADTLASDLSYQSMLAGEYTLPSEMILAHMFNHQTHHRGQLHSMLIEAGVKPLAIDLVYYCLEADA, from the coding sequence ATGAACGGTGTTGCCTATTTTCAACGGATGGCCCTCTATAACAGGTGGGCAAACCAGCATGTTCTCGACGCTTGTGCCGACCTTGATGCCGGTGCGCTTGCCGCGCCACGTGCGGCCTTTTTCCCGTCTATCATCAGGACACTGAACCATCTTCTGGTGGCAGATCGTTTATGGCTGGGACGTCTGGTCGGTACGCCCGAACGTCTGGCACTTGATACCGTGCTACATGCCCGATTTGACGAATTCCGCGCCGCGCGCGAGGCACAGGATGCCAAAATCATCGCTTTTACCGAGCAACTTGATGCGGACACGCTGGCAAGCGATTTGTCCTATCAATCGATGCTGGCCGGCGAATATACCCTGCCGAGTGAAATGATTTTGGCACATATGTTCAATCACCAGACACACCACCGTGGGCAACTGCATTCCATGTTGATCGAGGCCGGAGTAAAGCCGCTTGCGATTGATCTGGTTTATTACTGTCTGGAGGCCGATGCATGA
- a CDS encoding DMT family transporter, with translation MGPLGLYSAVVLIWGSTWIAIQYQLSVGPELAVAYRFVLAAVILMAWCVIRRLPMRYSLRDHVFMAALGVCLFSLNYVLIYIASAHLTSGLLAVVFSTIVIMNMINGAIFFKRRPETRTLIGAAIGLGGISLVFARDLAMFDLAAGGSVGLLVSLAGSYIASLGNMASARNQARGIPVLQANAYGMMYGSILLIGYILAAGIPFTFDTSPSFVAALIYLSLFGSVLAFGSYLTLLGKIGPDRAAYSSVMFPVVALLLSTWFEGFVWDSNIVLGVGLTLLGNIVILTKRMHKPAVIAMQTTGTKPASTPCDVKAR, from the coding sequence ATGGGCCCGCTTGGATTATATAGCGCTGTCGTTCTGATCTGGGGAAGCACCTGGATCGCGATCCAGTACCAGCTTTCGGTCGGGCCGGAACTGGCTGTTGCCTATCGGTTTGTTCTGGCGGCAGTAATTCTGATGGCATGGTGCGTGATCCGCCGCCTGCCAATGCGTTATTCCCTGCGTGATCATGTATTCATGGCCGCCCTTGGCGTGTGCCTGTTTTCATTGAATTATGTGTTGATTTACATCGCCAGCGCCCATTTGACCTCGGGCCTTTTGGCTGTGGTGTTCTCGACCATCGTCATCATGAACATGATTAATGGTGCGATATTTTTCAAACGACGGCCCGAAACACGGACTTTGATCGGGGCGGCAATCGGGCTTGGCGGAATTTCGCTGGTGTTCGCGCGTGATCTGGCGATGTTTGATCTGGCAGCAGGTGGTAGCGTTGGTTTGCTGGTTTCGCTTGCGGGCAGTTATATCGCATCCCTCGGCAATATGGCATCGGCGCGCAATCAGGCGCGCGGCATTCCGGTTCTTCAGGCGAATGCTTATGGCATGATGTATGGCTCGATCCTGTTGATCGGATACATCCTTGCTGCCGGTATTCCGTTTACCTTTGATACCAGCCCGTCCTTTGTTGCCGCGCTGATTTATCTTTCCCTGTTCGGATCTGTGCTGGCGTTTGGCTCTTACCTGACACTATTGGGCAAGATCGGTCCGGATCGTGCGGCATATAGTTCCGTCATGTTTCCGGTGGTAGCGCTTTTGCTGTCGACCTGGTTTGAAGGATTTGTCTGGGACAGCAATATCGTTCTAGGCGTCGGCCTTACTCTGCTGGGTAATATCGTGATCCTGACCAAGCGAATGCACAAACCGGCGGTCATTGCGATGCAGACAACAGGCACTAAGCCAGCGTCAACACCCTGCGACGTAAAGGCCAGATAA
- a CDS encoding potassium/proton antiporter, with protein MIESMNLVILIASVLVVVAVFTSLISFRVGAPLLLVFLFVGLGAGEDGIGGINFDNAPLAYFIGSIALAMILFDSGFETQLRTLKIAAAPSLVLATVGVMLTTGVVGGVTWLVLDVPWLVALLFGAIVSSTDAAAVFFLLRVGGINLRDRTRSTLEVESGSNDPMAVFLTISLVELIMQGGGDNLALELLERFVLQIGLGGILGLLGGMAIVQMINRVKLEPALVPIVTLACALSLFGATSIVGGSGFLAVYVAGLYAGNSQMRMSVGVRRFQHVTTWLAQIAMFVTMGLLATPSQFGEVVIPGVILALVLVFIARPVAVWLCLMFFNFSRNDTAFISWVGLRGAVSILLAIVPMVEGVEYGQLLFNTAFIVVITSLLLQGWTIRLMARWLGIMIPPRHGPVDRIDLELPGNANQEIVVYRVHDESAVATGHRIPRWARPSLILRDGKSLRPHSAGRIEGGDQVYIITPPRHVELLDQLFAGPAEGANDIDLFGDFSFPPDTRIADVGRLYGFAVKEEDEEATVAEILERNLSGDIEPGDRVAYGMVELIVRRIDDTHEIVEVGMAVEQKPVKPKRHLPMFHSRTELLAIWKEWQRRRLREKMRKQRGDDVLDSDEITEPVEDMSGIEVAANDGGDDDVGPVRTEAGQSDKS; from the coding sequence ATGATCGAATCGATGAATCTGGTGATCCTGATTGCATCGGTTCTGGTTGTCGTTGCTGTTTTTACCAGCCTGATTAGTTTCCGGGTTGGGGCACCATTGCTGCTTGTGTTCCTGTTTGTCGGGCTTGGGGCCGGAGAAGACGGGATTGGCGGCATTAATTTCGATAATGCGCCGCTGGCCTATTTTATCGGGTCTATCGCGCTTGCGATGATCCTGTTTGATAGCGGATTTGAAACCCAGCTTCGAACATTGAAAATTGCAGCAGCACCGTCGCTTGTACTGGCGACGGTGGGGGTCATGCTGACCACGGGGGTGGTTGGCGGGGTCACGTGGCTCGTGCTGGATGTGCCCTGGCTGGTGGCACTGCTTTTCGGGGCGATTGTCAGTTCAACGGATGCGGCGGCAGTATTTTTCCTGCTGCGGGTTGGCGGGATCAATTTGCGTGATCGCACGCGCAGCACGCTTGAAGTCGAGTCCGGTTCGAACGATCCCATGGCGGTGTTTCTGACCATTTCACTGGTCGAACTGATCATGCAGGGGGGCGGGGACAACCTTGCACTGGAATTGCTTGAACGGTTTGTCCTGCAAATCGGGCTTGGCGGTATTCTGGGACTTCTGGGTGGTATGGCTATCGTCCAGATGATCAATCGGGTCAAGCTTGAACCGGCCCTTGTTCCCATTGTCACGCTTGCCTGCGCGCTCAGCCTGTTTGGTGCGACAAGTATCGTTGGTGGCAGCGGATTTCTGGCGGTTTATGTCGCCGGTCTTTATGCCGGCAACAGCCAGATGCGCATGAGCGTTGGTGTGCGCAGGTTTCAGCATGTCACGACATGGCTGGCGCAGATCGCGATGTTTGTCACCATGGGCCTGCTGGCAACCCCGTCACAGTTTGGCGAAGTGGTCATTCCGGGTGTTATTCTGGCACTGGTGCTGGTGTTTATCGCGCGCCCGGTGGCGGTATGGCTTTGCCTGATGTTCTTTAACTTTTCACGCAACGATACTGCCTTCATTTCATGGGTCGGCTTGCGCGGGGCGGTTTCCATCCTGCTTGCGATCGTACCGATGGTTGAGGGCGTCGAATACGGACAGTTGCTGTTCAACACGGCATTTATTGTTGTAATCACATCGCTGCTTTTGCAGGGGTGGACGATCCGGCTGATGGCGCGGTGGCTTGGCATTATGATTCCGCCGCGACATGGGCCGGTGGATCGTATTGACCTTGAGCTGCCGGGCAACGCCAATCAGGAGATCGTTGTTTATCGCGTTCATGATGAAAGTGCAGTGGCAACGGGTCACCGTATTCCGCGCTGGGCACGGCCGAGCCTGATCCTGCGGGATGGCAAATCGTTACGCCCGCACAGTGCCGGGCGGATTGAAGGTGGCGATCAGGTCTATATTATTACCCCGCCACGCCATGTCGAACTGCTTGATCAATTGTTTGCCGGTCCGGCCGAAGGGGCAAATGATATCGACCTGTTTGGTGATTTCAGTTTTCCTCCCGATACGCGTATCGCCGATGTCGGTCGTCTTTATGGCTTTGCGGTCAAGGAAGAGGACGAAGAGGCAACCGTTGCCGAAATTCTCGAGCGCAATCTTTCGGGGGATATCGAACCCGGGGATCGGGTTGCCTATGGTATGGTTGAGCTGATTGTTCGCCGGATCGATGACACACACGAAATTGTCGAAGTTGGCATGGCGGTCGAACAGAAGCCGGTCAAGCCGAAACGGCATCTGCCGATGTTCCATTCGCGGACAGAATTGCTGGCAATATGGAAGGAATGGCAGCGCCGTCGACTGCGTGAAAAAATGCGCAAGCAGCGTGGTGATGATGTCCTTGATTCCGATGAAATCACAGAGCCGGTCGAGGACATGTCGGGCATTGAAGTGGCAGCCAATGACGGCGGAGATGATGATGTCGGACCGGTGCGGACAGAAGCAGGACAGTCCGACAAATCCTGA
- a CDS encoding Lrp/AsnC family transcriptional regulator produces MDAIDRKLIDILQDDASLSYSALGTKVGLSVSAVNDRVRKLREQGVIKAYRVEVDGHAIGRALTAMVWLRTDPAKGNKKLVKSLIKADEVLECHHMTGRFDFLLKLRLRDTAHLESFVTDTIKEVPGVVEVIPEIALSTAKETGFVPAALDGDK; encoded by the coding sequence ATGGATGCCATTGATCGCAAGTTGATCGACATCTTGCAGGATGACGCGTCTTTGTCTTATTCGGCACTGGGGACGAAGGTCGGCCTTTCTGTTTCGGCGGTAAATGACCGTGTACGTAAACTGCGCGAGCAGGGGGTGATCAAGGCGTACCGCGTTGAAGTTGATGGACATGCCATCGGTCGCGCTCTTACCGCTATGGTCTGGTTACGGACCGATCCGGCCAAGGGAAACAAGAAGCTGGTCAAGTCGCTGATCAAGGCGGACGAGGTTCTTGAATGCCATCACATGACAGGGCGGTTTGATTTCCTGTTGAAATTACGGCTGCGCGATACGGCACATCTTGAAAGCTTTGTGACCGATACTATCAAGGAAGTCCCTGGCGTGGTAGAGGTTATTCCGGAAATTGCCTTGTCTACGGCCAAAGAAACCGGCTTTGTTCCGGCGGCGCTTGATGGAGATAAGTGA
- a CDS encoding DMT family transporter, producing the protein MIMHLFRVSPDDDALRGALLMTGAAILFAAMAVLIRYITREVHPFEAAFFRNLFGLIPMIPWMLRDRFVGLRTLKLKLHFIRAVIGLAGMLCLFSALAIAPAAQVIAINFTVPILTTILAALILRETVRARRWSAVVLGFVGAMIIVRPIGQTLETGAILALLATLFTACAVTTVKMLSRSESANAIVTWMGMIMTPLSLIPAIFYWQQPTWQQLAILIAIAILATAGQQLFVRANRAADQSYVMAFDFLRLPFVAVLAFIMFGETVDFWTWAGASLIIGSTLYIARREAVLARNEKRRRRMPTTAAADSQAIPVTKAKTINPPEDTPEDNTGNRTGRIDA; encoded by the coding sequence ATGATCATGCACCTTTTTCGTGTTTCTCCGGATGACGATGCGCTTCGCGGCGCCCTTTTAATGACCGGTGCTGCAATCCTTTTTGCGGCGATGGCAGTGCTTATCCGCTACATCACACGCGAAGTTCATCCGTTTGAAGCAGCCTTTTTCCGGAATCTGTTCGGGTTGATACCGATGATTCCCTGGATGTTGCGTGACCGGTTTGTTGGTCTGCGCACGCTTAAACTGAAACTGCATTTCATTCGGGCAGTGATCGGGCTGGCCGGAATGCTGTGTCTGTTCTCGGCCCTCGCAATCGCCCCTGCCGCACAGGTCATCGCGATCAATTTCACCGTCCCGATCCTGACCACCATCCTTGCAGCCCTTATCCTGCGTGAGACCGTCCGGGCGCGCCGTTGGTCCGCCGTGGTTCTTGGGTTTGTCGGCGCCATGATCATCGTGCGCCCGATTGGCCAAACTCTTGAAACCGGCGCAATTCTGGCCCTGTTGGCGACCCTGTTTACCGCCTGTGCCGTGACGACGGTCAAAATGCTTTCACGCAGTGAAAGTGCCAACGCCATCGTGACCTGGATGGGCATGATCATGACGCCCCTGTCTCTGATCCCGGCAATTTTCTATTGGCAGCAACCAACATGGCAGCAACTCGCCATCCTTATTGCTATCGCCATTCTCGCAACTGCCGGGCAGCAGCTTTTTGTGCGTGCCAATCGCGCGGCTGACCAGTCCTACGTCATGGCGTTTGATTTCCTTCGCCTGCCATTTGTTGCCGTACTTGCCTTCATCATGTTTGGTGAAACGGTTGATTTCTGGACCTGGGCCGGGGCATCGCTGATTATTGGATCAACACTTTACATCGCGCGACGCGAAGCTGTTCTGGCAAGGAATGAAAAACGCCGCCGCCGCATGCCGACAACAGCAGCAGCCGACTCACAGGCCATTCCGGTCACCAAGGCCAAAACCATCAATCCGCCTGAAGACACCCCAGAAGACAATACAGGAAACAGAACGGGCCGCATCGATGCGTAA
- a CDS encoding DMT family transporter yields MRKWFNSLPPYLQASVFAVIASLMAALFSVIVRMATREIDPLQAVFFRNFFGLLFIAPIALRSGFARLKTHRMPMFLLRAFLSMGAMSFWFSALAYMPLAEATTLNFTVPLFGTILAAIFLGETVRKYRIAALFAGFVGVIIIIRPGSETMQLASLLPIAAALCMASAGLTIKSLARTENSTTIVLYMMLLTTPLTLVPALFVWQTPSLQVLGLMALGAFIANITQICNTNAFRIYDYSFVVGFNYLRLPFVVVIALVMFGEVPEIWLLPGAGLIIGSALFIARREAKLAKEAKRINRGPSPAASDLDPPPTRENH; encoded by the coding sequence ATGCGTAAGTGGTTCAACAGCCTGCCGCCCTATCTTCAGGCATCGGTTTTCGCCGTGATCGCATCACTTATGGCAGCCCTGTTTTCGGTCATTGTACGTATGGCGACCCGCGAGATTGATCCGTTGCAGGCGGTCTTCTTTCGCAACTTCTTCGGGCTTCTTTTTATCGCCCCCATCGCACTCAGGTCCGGTTTTGCTCGGCTGAAAACACACCGCATGCCGATGTTTCTGCTGCGTGCGTTCCTATCGATGGGTGCCATGAGCTTCTGGTTTTCAGCCCTTGCCTATATGCCGCTGGCCGAGGCGACGACGCTGAACTTTACCGTGCCACTTTTCGGAACGATCCTGGCTGCAATCTTTCTGGGTGAAACGGTCCGAAAATACCGTATCGCAGCCCTTTTTGCCGGTTTCGTTGGTGTCATCATCATCATCCGCCCCGGCAGCGAAACAATGCAACTGGCCAGCCTACTGCCGATTGCGGCGGCCCTCTGCATGGCAAGTGCCGGATTGACCATCAAGTCGCTGGCCAGAACTGAAAACAGCACCACCATCGTGCTTTACATGATGCTGCTGACCACGCCACTAACGCTGGTGCCCGCCCTTTTCGTCTGGCAAACCCCAAGCCTGCAGGTATTGGGGCTGATGGCGCTGGGCGCCTTTATCGCCAACATCACCCAGATTTGTAACACCAACGCATTTCGCATCTATGATTACAGCTTTGTCGTCGGGTTCAATTATCTGCGCCTGCCGTTTGTCGTCGTCATCGCATTGGTGATGTTTGGCGAAGTCCCCGAAATCTGGCTTCTGCCAGGTGCTGGTCTGATTATCGGATCCGCACTGTTCATTGCGCGTCGCGAAGCCAAACTTGCCAAAGAAGCCAAGCGGATCAATCGAGGCCCATCACCTGCGGCAAGTGATCTTGACCCGCCACCCACGCGCGAAAATCACTGA
- a CDS encoding DMT family transporter, with product MKNWFKNQSAPVQASFYALSAAILAACFTLTIRFATAEIHPYQAVFLRFLFGLIMIAPIVMHRGLGELRTKRLPLLGLRGVLSAAEMCLWFMAVLYLPLAEATTLNFTVPLFGTILAALILRETVRIHRWLAVLVGFVGVGLIIQPGTAAMQPASLLPIAAAICMASAGLITKRLVATEGTTALLFYLMLITTPVSLIPALLVWQTPSWPVLGLMALAALMMNVMQVCNVKALQLADYSFFVGFSYLRLPIIAILALMLFGEIPDIWILPGGALIIAAAIYVALRERKIGKSVTPTVPDIAAQDPVAATPEGRHSGP from the coding sequence ATGAAAAACTGGTTCAAGAATCAATCCGCCCCGGTTCAGGCCAGTTTTTATGCCCTTTCTGCGGCCATCCTTGCCGCCTGCTTTACCCTGACAATCCGCTTTGCCACGGCTGAAATCCATCCCTATCAGGCGGTATTTCTGCGTTTCCTGTTTGGCCTGATAATGATTGCACCCATCGTGATGCACCGTGGCCTTGGCGAACTGCGCACGAAACGCCTGCCGCTTCTGGGATTGCGTGGCGTATTGTCGGCGGCCGAAATGTGCCTGTGGTTTATGGCCGTTCTTTATCTGCCACTGGCCGAGGCCACCACGCTGAACTTCACCGTGCCGCTGTTTGGCACCATTCTGGCAGCCCTGATTTTGCGCGAGACTGTGCGCATTCATCGCTGGCTGGCTGTTCTTGTCGGGTTTGTCGGTGTCGGACTGATCATCCAGCCGGGAACCGCTGCCATGCAACCGGCCAGTCTTTTGCCGATTGCCGCAGCCATCTGTATGGCAAGTGCCGGTCTGATCACCAAACGGCTGGTTGCAACCGAAGGTACAACCGCCCTTCTGTTTTATCTGATGCTGATCACAACCCCGGTATCCCTGATTCCGGCCCTGCTTGTCTGGCAAACGCCAAGCTGGCCGGTACTGGGCCTGATGGCGCTTGCCGCACTCATGATGAACGTCATGCAGGTGTGCAATGTCAAAGCCCTGCAGCTGGCTGATTACAGTTTCTTTGTCGGCTTTTCCTATCTGCGACTGCCGATCATTGCCATTCTGGCCCTGATGCTGTTTGGCGAAATTCCCGATATCTGGATATTGCCGGGCGGGGCACTGATCATCGCAGCAGCAATCTATGTTGCCCTGCGGGAGCGGAAAATCGGCAAATCCGTCACACCAACCGTCCCCGATATCGCAGCACAAGACCCGGTTGCCGCAACACCGGAAGGCCGACATTCGGGCCCCTGA